The following coding sequences are from one Streptomyces angustmyceticus window:
- a CDS encoding DUF4232 domain-containing protein translates to MSAQTTARTARRRRTLRLAAAALTAAAGLTLTACSGSDAAGAKPAGRTDSGAAAAETGGANSSGGAQGSGAQAGGSGTQADAGAKPGAKSGAAGKQSAGGGQAAGGSGASGGIERCHTSGLKAAFATGGDAAPDPDAEGATTTSVVLTNKGGRACKIGGFPGVDLKSENGGERWALARSSKKYGSITLQPGDSTDFTINVAMTKEEEGFYQPAYADVTPPNETKSITIQWPWGTLVDQRSATHPGTFVNPIG, encoded by the coding sequence ATGAGCGCCCAGACCACTGCCCGCACCGCCCGTCGCCGCCGCACTCTGCGCCTGGCCGCCGCAGCTCTGACCGCCGCCGCCGGCCTCACGCTGACGGCCTGCTCCGGCTCGGACGCCGCCGGCGCGAAGCCCGCGGGCCGTACGGACTCGGGCGCGGCCGCCGCGGAGACCGGCGGCGCGAACTCCTCCGGCGGAGCACAGGGTTCCGGCGCCCAGGCGGGTGGCTCCGGTACCCAGGCGGACGCCGGTGCCAAGCCGGGGGCCAAGTCGGGCGCCGCGGGCAAGCAGTCGGCGGGCGGCGGGCAGGCCGCGGGCGGTTCCGGTGCGAGCGGGGGCATCGAGCGGTGCCACACCTCCGGCCTGAAGGCGGCGTTCGCCACGGGCGGCGACGCGGCCCCGGACCCGGACGCGGAGGGAGCGACGACCACCAGCGTCGTTCTGACCAACAAGGGCGGCCGCGCCTGCAAGATCGGCGGCTTCCCGGGCGTGGACCTCAAGTCCGAGAACGGCGGCGAGCGCTGGGCGCTGGCCCGCTCGTCGAAGAAGTACGGCTCGATCACCCTGCAGCCCGGTGACAGCACCGACTTCACGATCAACGTCGCCATGACCAAGGAAGAAGAGGGCTTCTACCAGCCCGCCTACGCGGACGTCACCCCGCCCAACGAGACCAAGTCGATCACCATCCAGTGGCCCTGGGGCACGCTCGTCGACCAGCGCAGCGCCACCCACCCGGGCACCTTCGTCAACCCGATCGGCTGA
- a CDS encoding DoxX family protein, whose product MTIAYWIVAGLLASFSLYSGVVKVVRSPDLLRPMMAWVDRVPLPVVRALGTVEVLGAVGLLLPPAAGLAPWLAPAAAVGFVLLQIGAITVHLTGRDRRIGLNVGLLAAAAAALWAAAGWL is encoded by the coding sequence ATGACCATCGCCTACTGGATCGTCGCCGGGCTGCTCGCCTCGTTCTCTCTCTACTCGGGTGTGGTCAAGGTGGTCCGCAGCCCCGATCTGCTGCGCCCGATGATGGCGTGGGTGGACCGTGTACCGCTCCCGGTCGTCAGGGCGCTGGGAACGGTCGAAGTTCTGGGCGCCGTCGGGCTGTTGCTGCCGCCGGCGGCCGGCCTCGCGCCCTGGCTGGCCCCGGCCGCGGCCGTCGGGTTCGTACTCCTGCAGATCGGGGCGATCACCGTGCACCTGACCGGCCGGGACCGCCGGATCGGGCTCAACGTCGGGCTCCTCGCCGCGGCGGCTGCGGCCCTCTGGGCGGCCGCCGGTTGGCTGTGA
- a CDS encoding copper resistance CopC/CopD family protein, with protein sequence MLLLLASAWGLLLGGAGTASAHAKVSSTAPAEGAIVKTAPKTVAITFSETMSLPDQPLRVFAPDGKRVRTGPAGWAPDDHATIRAALPDGLAKGTYTVSWRAVSADSHPISGAFAFSIGKASPHRAVVPTDSPAGEVTGALYGVARGTTYAGYALMVGVAAFAVLCLPRGMNLRPLRRLMGTGWGLLLASTVTQLLLRAPYESGSGPGGALDVSALRNTLISDTGQFLTARVALLLGTWLLWNFLGQRLSGDLAGGPRKAVLAVGAVIAAAVAGTWSLAEHASVGPQVALAVPVSVVHSVAMAVWLGGLAALLVALRRAAAEDDGVDAVAARFSRLAFGAVAALVLTGIYQSWRQVGSWHALGSTLYGKVLLAKVGAVLLMLLAAGLSRRWTRNLRPLAPRADIERDRTPEVHLVAVPSGARSAVRSGASVEAGPVDVASAEALSADEDAHTSEAGGTSGGVGAAPARLSLASHTVPRDAETPARRALRRSVAVETAVSGIVLALTALLTGTDPGRNDSRPAPAGVSPASAGERAAAFADIPFDTGAPKGRGKGKVAVTVDPATTGTNALNALVRTPDGGVAVVPELKVTLTLPGKGLGPLPVKMKKIGGYWAAEDFEIPFPGKWKVTVTVRTSDTEQDTETAPLEIG encoded by the coding sequence GTGCTCCTGCTTCTGGCCTCCGCCTGGGGGCTGTTGCTGGGCGGCGCGGGTACGGCGTCCGCGCACGCCAAGGTGTCCAGTACCGCTCCGGCGGAGGGCGCGATCGTCAAAACCGCGCCGAAGACGGTCGCGATCACCTTCTCCGAGACCATGTCGCTGCCCGATCAGCCCCTGCGCGTCTTCGCGCCGGACGGCAAGCGGGTGCGCACCGGGCCGGCGGGGTGGGCCCCGGACGACCACGCCACGATCCGCGCGGCGCTGCCCGACGGCCTGGCCAAGGGCACCTACACGGTGTCGTGGCGAGCGGTGTCGGCGGACAGCCACCCGATCTCCGGGGCGTTCGCCTTCTCCATCGGAAAGGCGAGCCCCCACCGTGCCGTCGTGCCGACGGACTCTCCGGCGGGCGAGGTGACGGGGGCGCTGTACGGCGTGGCGCGCGGGACGACCTACGCGGGCTACGCGCTCATGGTGGGCGTGGCCGCCTTCGCCGTCCTGTGCCTCCCCCGGGGCATGAACCTCCGGCCGCTGCGCCGGCTCATGGGCACCGGCTGGGGGCTGCTGCTGGCGTCCACGGTCACCCAACTGCTGCTGCGGGCACCGTACGAGTCCGGAAGCGGACCGGGGGGCGCGCTGGACGTGTCGGCCCTCCGCAACACCCTGATCAGCGACACCGGGCAGTTCCTGACGGCACGGGTGGCGCTCCTGCTCGGCACCTGGCTGCTGTGGAACTTCCTCGGGCAGCGGCTGAGCGGCGATCTCGCCGGCGGACCACGGAAGGCCGTCCTCGCCGTCGGCGCCGTCATCGCCGCCGCGGTCGCCGGCACCTGGTCGCTGGCGGAGCACGCCTCGGTGGGGCCGCAGGTGGCCCTGGCCGTGCCGGTGTCCGTGGTGCATTCCGTCGCGATGGCCGTATGGCTCGGCGGGCTGGCCGCGCTGCTCGTCGCGCTGCGGCGGGCCGCCGCGGAGGACGACGGCGTGGACGCCGTCGCCGCCCGCTTCTCGCGGCTGGCCTTCGGCGCGGTGGCGGCCCTCGTCCTCACGGGGATCTACCAGTCGTGGCGGCAGGTGGGTTCCTGGCACGCCCTCGGATCCACCCTCTACGGCAAGGTGTTGCTCGCCAAGGTGGGCGCCGTCCTGCTCATGCTGCTCGCGGCCGGGCTCTCCCGCCGGTGGACGCGGAACCTGCGCCCCCTCGCCCCGCGTGCCGACATCGAGCGGGACCGGACGCCCGAAGTCCACCTGGTCGCGGTCCCGTCGGGGGCCCGCTCGGCGGTCCGCTCGGGCGCCTCGGTGGAGGCCGGACCGGTGGATGTCGCTTCGGCCGAGGCCCTGTCGGCCGACGAGGATGCCCACACGTCGGAGGCAGGCGGCACGTCGGGCGGAGTCGGCGCGGCCCCCGCCCGCCTCTCCCTCGCGTCGCACACCGTGCCCCGCGACGCCGAGACGCCCGCCCGCCGCGCCCTGCGCCGCTCCGTTGCCGTGGAGACGGCCGTCAGCGGCATCGTCCTGGCCCTCACCGCGCTGCTCACCGGCACCGACCCCGGGCGCAACGACAGCCGCCCGGCCCCGGCAGGGGTGTCCCCCGCGTCCGCGGGCGAGCGGGCCGCGGCCTTCGCCGACATCCCCTTCGACACCGGCGCCCCGAAGGGCCGCGGCAAGGGAAAGGTCGCCGTCACCGTGGACCCGGCCACCACCGGCACGAACGCCCTGAACGCGCTGGTGCGTACGCCCGACGGCGGGGTGGCCGTCGTGCCGGAGCTCAAGGTGACCCTCACGCTCCCCGGAAAGGGCCTCGGCCCCCTTCCCGTGAAGATGAAGAAGATCGGCGGCTACTGGGCGGCGGAGGACTTCGAGATCCCGTTCCCCGGGAAGTGGAAGGTGACCGTCACCGTACGCACCAGCGACACCGAGCAGGACACCGAGACCGCGCCACTGGAGATCGGCTGA
- a CDS encoding sporulation protein codes for MVFKRLLGSLGVGGPTVDTVLDPGPVLPGGTLSGQVHLKGGDRDVTIEHIGLELVAHVEAEHDDGEAEGTVVFDRFGAGGSFRLAAGELRSVPFGLTVPWETPITELHGQSLGIVLGVRTDLAVAGAKDKGDIDPLAVRPLPAQEAVLEALGQLGFGFRSADLELGRIGGTGQQLPFYQEIELSPSAQYAHQVNEIELTFLAGPGGLEVVLEADKRGGFFSGGHDAVNRFTVGHHGVEHVDWNAEVDSWIRSLVEHRASYGHGSYDHGAHGHVPHPGGHYGHGDPYAGHGSTAHKDAHGHGDGHGHRSGPGMGTAIAAGAAGVAVGVVGGMVAAEVVDEVGDFFEGDDEDDGDDD; via the coding sequence ATGGTGTTCAAGCGGCTGCTCGGCTCACTCGGCGTGGGCGGACCCACGGTCGACACGGTCCTGGACCCCGGCCCGGTGCTCCCCGGCGGGACCCTGAGCGGACAGGTCCATCTCAAGGGCGGCGACCGCGACGTCACGATCGAGCACATCGGCCTGGAGCTGGTGGCGCACGTCGAGGCGGAGCACGACGACGGGGAGGCCGAGGGCACGGTCGTCTTCGACCGGTTCGGGGCCGGCGGGAGCTTCCGCCTCGCCGCCGGTGAACTGCGCAGCGTGCCCTTCGGGCTGACGGTGCCGTGGGAGACGCCGATCACCGAGCTGCACGGCCAGAGCCTGGGCATCGTCCTGGGGGTGCGCACCGACCTCGCGGTGGCGGGCGCGAAGGACAAGGGCGACATCGACCCGCTGGCCGTCCGTCCCCTGCCCGCGCAGGAAGCCGTCCTCGAAGCGCTCGGGCAGCTCGGGTTCGGCTTCCGGTCGGCGGACCTGGAGCTGGGCCGCATCGGCGGCACCGGCCAGCAACTGCCCTTCTACCAGGAGATCGAACTCTCCCCGTCAGCGCAGTACGCGCACCAGGTCAACGAGATCGAGCTGACCTTCCTCGCGGGTCCGGGCGGGCTGGAGGTGGTCCTGGAGGCCGACAAGCGTGGCGGCTTCTTCTCCGGCGGCCACGACGCGGTCAACCGCTTCACCGTCGGCCACCACGGCGTCGAGCACGTCGACTGGAACGCCGAGGTCGACTCCTGGATCCGCAGCCTGGTCGAACACCGCGCCTCCTACGGGCACGGCTCGTACGACCACGGCGCGCACGGACACGTCCCGCACCCCGGCGGCCACTACGGGCACGGCGACCCCTACGCCGGGCACGGCAGCACCGCCCACAAGGACGCGCACGGCCACGGCGACGGCCACGGGCACCGCTCCGGGCCCGGCATGGGCACGGCCATCGCGGCCGGTGCGGCGGGGGTCGCCGTCGGCGTGGTCGGCGGCATGGTCGCCGCCGAAGTCGTCGACGAGGTGGGCGACTTCTTCGAGGGCGACGACGAGGACGACGGCGACGACGACTGA